From the Struthio camelus isolate bStrCam1 chromosome 19, bStrCam1.hap1, whole genome shotgun sequence genome, the window ATGCCAAGCAGACTTGATTAGGATGCCAAAGAATGCAGTTTTAGAGACCAGGCACCACTGGTTTGCATGTTTCTAGGGGAAAGCCATGCCCCTCTGCCGtttccactttttttcctccatcgtGTGTGATGGCACCTGATACTACCTGTAATCCCTTGTGGCTGGTTAAGGTACAGCACACAAGTGAACCTGGAAAGGGACAAGATTTTAATCCTACCTGGGGAACAGTGTTGTTCACTCAGAGCACTGAGACAAGATGCTTTACCAGATCTTCATATGATCCACACTCCAATCTGTCCAGGTGCTGCCAGATACTCTCATGTTCGGTTTTCTTTTGGTTCTCACTGCACTAAAGAAAACTGGCTAGCCATTTGCAGGAAATGAAGCTCTCATGAGCTCTCGTGCCCTCGTCTCCAGCATAGCCTTTGAACTGTGAGCAGTCATTTATTTCTGGAAGGAACTGCCTGAACAGTTTGCACTGTGGCAGTGCGCTCTTTGCAGTTTGGCGTTGTTATATTCTCCTCTCTTCTGTCCTGCTTttgcagtatctttttttctgtttggtatACTGGCCAAATAACCCATCCATCTGAAACGGAACCAGGCTAAATGTAACGCTTTAATAATTATCTGTCTCATCAAGGCCTCTGGCAAACAAATATTCTCCATTGACTACTGAAGTTCTGAATCTTTCTGAAATGCATCCTAGTGGCTAGTAGCGCTTTGGCCTCTCTCTCAGTGTTCAGGACCAGCTGGACATCTCTGCCTTGCCATGATGTGGGTACTGGCTACACCAAAAGCCATGAGTACCTATTTCATACGGTGCTAAAATTTTTAACTTTTAGGTCAGCCTGTGAAAGGAGAATGTATGGACTTGGCAACAGTAGCCAGCTCCCTTTTCAGCAGGAAGATGCCTTGAGTTGCTGCCCTGACAGTGCCTTGGCTCCCACTTTCTTGGACTCCCGGCTGACTCATGGGATCTGCTCTGTGGCCTGTTTCTTAAATGTTCTTTTCCTAATCAGATTCATAGTGCAGGTGAAGCTATTTACTCATTACTAGTCAGAATTTGGGTGTGCCTGTAGTGATTTATCATGCCAACAACCAACTTCCTGAAGTCCCCAAGTGGAGATGAGCCAGCAAATCACAGGTCCATTTAGAAACTGCGGCCAGTGTCACTGCCTCTGACTCATGTAAAAGTAAAGCTTTGATCTTGGTAGAAATAACAGGATGCAAAAAGCAGTTGGATATATCCTGTGAGGACACACCTTGGCGTTAGCTCTTCATTTACATTTACTGCTGTATACACAGGGGAGAAACTTTTGGGAGCAGAATGCTCGTTTGCTTGGGTCTTTGAAAACACAAGACCTGTTACATAGCACCGTAGCACCTTGCGGCTGGTACCTGCACCAGTTCCACGGTCCCCTGGAGGGATGATCCAAGCTATCTCCAGGGGAACGACCTATTGGAAAAGGCCATGGAATCAGCTACTTTGGTATCTGTTTGGAGAGGAGTCTGAGGACTGCTCAAGGGCATGAATTCTGTGCAATTTCTTGCTGTATATAAACCCACAGGTTTTAAActcattcttttcttcctaaatCCGACATGTGATGTGATGAAATAGCTGAGTAATGATGAACAGTTGTCTGTGCTCAGTTTGGAAGGTGGAACAGTACACGTAGCCTCACGGCTGACTAGAAGCCTTCCGCTATGTGCAGCCACAGTGGGATTGCAGTGGACAAAGATGTCTTAATTCTAGTTTATTATACCCTGTTAAGAGATGATTCCCCTTACCACTCTAAATGATAATTGATTGCTTTCATATGGCTCAAACAAAAGGGCAAGTGAGCTGTAAATACCTTGGGTCAAAATACATCGTCCCAGTGCGAGTTCTGTGTTCTTTCTCCACTACTATTTCTGTTTAAAGGGAGCTTTGAATTGATTGCCAAATATGCTCTTACAGCTTTATATGCCTTCTTCGCTGGCTAGACAGCGTTCTTGCCCTTCGTTCCTGAGTGAACAGGAACCCGGAATTCCCCTCCCCCTAAATGTTTCTCTGTGGCTTTTCTGGTCATCAGCAAAGAAGCTGAAAAGGCTAGGGGATATCTAGTCTGGGAGCTAGGCTTGGTTTTTaagtacttccccccccccccagaagtcGGGACTTTGTaggctttttgcctttttttaatgtttttactgACATTGTAAAACTTGTAAGTCACTGATCAGCTTTTCTGGAAGCCTAGTATGCTGTCTATTACGACCATTTCTGTCTATTTACAATTGTTTCTCTGGGTTCCTGAAATTCTAATTAAATTAGAGACTTCCCCATCCCTCTAGCAGCTGTAACCTATAACAAATGTCAGCCTTGTTGTCAGGGAGCTCTAGTTTCCCTGCTTTTCTATAGGGACTCTGGCAAGCTTTTCCCTCTCTGTAGAGGCACCCTCTTAGTAAATGCCAAAGGAcgctttttcttcattatttgcaACTGCTGAAGAATTTAACCCTCAGCAATGTCTTGATCGACTAGAACAAGTGGTCGCCTGCCAGCTTTGTGTCCCGAAAGGATATTGTCCTTATTGCTTTACATTTTGACAAAAGAACGAGAAACTGGAGTAGTGCTGAACACATGTAGCGTTGATTATCCGTAGCCTCAGCTCTCTGATAGTCTGCGCTGGACAGCGGGATAGTATGCTGTGCCCAAATGCCAAGGTCTGCCCTGTGGGCCCTTCTGGGCTTTGGTCGGAGGAGCTGAATTGAGCGTGCTGGAACTGCAGTTCAGTCAGCTTCTACTCAAGAATATGTAATTGAGGAGCCACAAATGTGAATGTCTTCATTTGATTTCTGTGCTGTTGtcgggtctcccccccccccccgcccgcacgCACGCAGACTGTGGGCCCCTGGCACGTGTTGCCTGTCTTAACTATGGTTGAGAACAAACCTGGCTGCTTAAATACAGCCTGAAGCTCTGCTCTAGGGCTTAGCCAGGAAGCTGCATGGGTTTTCCATAACCGAGTGGGAAAGGAGCAAGCAAAAGGGGGAAGCATGGCAGTGTCTTGCTGACGCCTTTGTGAATTAATCCTCACAGAGCAGTCGGGTACCGTAATAGCGTAGCCCAGCACATACGGCTGCCTCTAGGAGCCTGGTGCGCTGCGTGGTTTGTCCTCAGTCCCACAGAACAAGTTGTTGTTTCTAATAATGGCCTGACTCTGTAAGTGATTAAAGTGCCCATTAAGGAAATGTTAACTTCAGGACCAAACGTTACTTCTTGTGGCTAACTCCTGACGGCTCTGCAGAGGGTTGTTTGCTTTTTGAACCACTTTGTTTCACGTAGGTAAATCCTGAAGTAAATAGGATCCAAATGGATTAGGTTCCCAAATACGGCCGTGGGCCAGGCTGAATTAGGTTCATCCTCTGCTGCTTCAGATACAGAgtctgatttttctctgcaagAGTATCTTGTCTCAAGTCTTGCTGAAGATTCCAGGTTATCTGAGCTCTTCAGAGCAGGACTTTAAAGTGCATATGCATGATCTGGAGTAGTGGAAAGCTCAGTATGTGGTGCACAGCGCAAGGCTAGCGGAATATGCTGTGAACCtatttctgttcttctgcagGTTCTTTTGTCTTTGAGGATCTTATCAGCAACCACAGCTAGGGTGGGGGATAGTTCTGCTTTTTCACACTACCGCTCGGCGTGAAAAGACTCAATATAAAGCTTTAAGCATGGGTATAACACCGAGCTACAGTATAAGGTAGATGTCAATACTGCAAGCATCACATACCTCTCATACTTCTCAAGCATCATCATTCTACCAATGATCTACCCTTTAGGTTAGTTGCTTCTTTAACAGCACTTCCAAAATACCATGACTAGTAGTTTACAGCATTCCCCTATTATATTTCCCCTTTGGTTCTTGGTGATAGAGTAGCGCTGGTCAAGGACATAAAACAAGTTTCATGACTTACATGGACTTTAACTGCTTCTGTATTGCCAGAACTCATGCCCAGTTTGTTCTCTACAGCCTCTTTTTCAGAGAGAGTGCGGAACATGTCTCCTGACGAGATCAAAATCCCACCTGAGCCTCCTGGCAGATGCTCTAACCACTTACAGGTTGGTAtaagttttcttctgctttattttccctaAAAAGCTTATATTTCTGTGGGGAAGGAGACCTCTGAAAATTTGGTGTTTTTGCACAAATCTTGCATTAAAGCTTTTTAATAATACTTGAGTTCCTGAATGTACTGTTTTAATACTTCAGACTTGGCAGCAATTCTGTTTTAGGAGTCTCGAATTAGCTTTATGCTGTTCTCCGCAGTCTGTGTGGGTCACTTGTGCATTAAAATGGCTCTTGATTCCACCAGTGATACAGAAGCAATGTTTACTGTGAAGGCTGCTATCCTCTTACCTCAGCAAATTCAGCTCTGTAGGAGAGAATAAATCATTGTTTCTCTGCATGGGCCTGAGAATCCCCTAACTGGAATAGTTGAGGCAGCATTAACTGGATTCCTTTTCCACCTACATATCTCTAGATGATAAACATGTAGAGAGAAGGCTAGTAACCTAGaggcagtgaaagaaaacaaatgcttgttTTCTCTGGTGCACGCCCAAATAATTGCAGTAATGATCAGTTTGAGACTGCCACAGTCCACTTCCATGAGTATCTTAATTCTGCCTTGTAATATAAGGATTCTTTCATCAGTTGGATGATTTGCAAACAAACTTTTGCTATGGACTTGACTTGCCAGTCCTACAAATCTTAGACTTACAATATTATTAACTGAGCCTCTGGCTCTGATTGTGTGTGGCAGAAATGTTAACATCCAGTTGTAGTATTCCCTGCATCCAACCTGCATTGTGCATAAAGCAGTTGGTCTGAGCATTCCCTGATGGCATCCTGTCTACCGTCTATCCAAAATGAAAGCTATGAGGGAGTTATGTTTGCAAATAATGCCTCTTACCTGAGTAGTAAGGAATGTGCCATCTGCTTTagagcaaaaataacaaaattgagTTACCTTCCGTTGACAGAGTTTGGTTTATGGTGTTTCTGGGAGAAGTTCTGTAGACTTCTGTGTATAATAAAACTTCTTCCCAGGATAGGTGGAGGAGCCCCTTCTGCTCTGTTCCCCCTCCTGATGAAGGGCAAATGAAAGGGCAGTgggaagggtgttttttttttttttttttttttaaaaaaacacttggaAACCTCTACAAAGCAAGCTACTAACGTGGAATGGTGGTTCAGAGTGAGTGACTCACCATCCAGATCAcactcttttcttctctgtgtggCATACCTAGACGCACCCAGTAGTTCTCTTATGCTGCAGCAGGATTTTATTGTTCTGACATCAATGAATTACGATGTGTTAGATCTGAGGAATGCACAGAGCTTGAGAGAGTAGACTGAATAAAGCAGGCATCTTCCCCTTTGACAGTAGTTTACCAGGTTAAATCAAAGAACTTGTCCTCTTTTAGCAGGTCAAACCACATCTTAGAGCACTTGCAGCAAGGAGATGGGATTGTTCTTTGGAAACTCAAAATGTTCTAGGCTCTTCAGTGTTGATTTGCTACTTCTGTCAGGCTCTTCCTCTAATAAACTGTCTTGAACTCTGACAAAGAGAGCCCTCCTTATTGTAAAGGTGACCTAGTAGCTCCTCATCTATGGACGTTACCAATGTGAACTATATTGGTGCTTctaaagggaggtcagaaaaggAGGCACGCATTCAATTCTTTCAACCCCAAAAGCTCACCACTTGTTGCAGTTGTTCCTTCAAACCTTGTGGTgtgggctttgggtgtgcagatTGTATAATTACTTCTGGCTAATTTTCTGAGGGCCTGATAAACTTATcaaataaagctttcttttcttaaagttcATGAAATACCAATTTCATATTAGCTCTTAACAGTGACCATCTTTTATTCAGACATGAGTGAACTCCTGGACAACAGTCAGTTCAGTATTTGAGTTGAATATCTGTACAGAGGAAGAGACGTGCAGTGACCTACccagaagcagaaaaggaaaattgacCCGATAGCTCTCCTGTCTTGTGAGACTGAGGTTGAGCCAGGGAtcttattttatatgctttttataCGTGACAAATTTGTGTCAAAAAAGATGAAGCGAGTTACTGAGAAAGTTCTCCTAGTAGTACTGCTGAAATGCGTGTTCTGCCTGAAAGTTTCTGTTTCTGCTATCCCTTCAGCATCACCAGGGTAAGACTACTTTAGAGGCCTTTCACTAccctgctgaggggaaaaaacaaaaccaaaactccaAAGCCATGGTTCTCTTTAAATCTGTCCACCTTTTTGGAAGGTGGACTGCTCAGCATTTCTGACCTGAGTCAGTTAAGTTGCCTTTCATAGGGGCTTCTGGCTTCACTAAGATGTTCTTAGACTTGCCTAACTGTGCGAGTGATCCCCAAAGAGAAGTTGCTTCCCTCTAATTGGCCATGTGTCCAAGGAGAGGTTTACACGTGCGGTGTTCCTAAGAGCACGTGGTTGCCAGTAGACACCACCAGCAATACCTGCTGATCACATTGTCTGAGTAGGCCAGCTTGGTTTTGGTTCTCCAGCAAAACTCACTTCTGCTCATCTGTTACCCAGGCGTAGCTGTGAGCTTTGACTTCTGCATGGTGTAGCCCAGCAGCTGTTCTTCAGGTGCATGTCTGAGTCAGAGGGTGGGTCATTCACTGTATGTTGTGGAAGAACCTTTGTGCGGCTATTTGTCCCCCTCGGTGCTTGTTTCTGCCTTTCCACCGCCTCTGTTATAGAGGAAATCAACTTACTGAAGAGAAGGAGTGGGCGCTACTGCCTCAAATACAAGTCTTTAATCACTGAAGCCTTGAGACGCTGCAAAGATCACTTCCCTTACCCATCTGGACAGTTCACGGAGAGGATACTTTCAGACCGTGAAGGAGGGAGTGTCTCTACTAACCAACCTAGCTGGCCTTGGCGGGGAGGTGCAATCCTTGCTCCATGTAAGGATGTCACTCGTTCAGTTGGCTTGTTTTCACATGTATGCTTTGATAGTCAGCTGAAGTGCTCCTCGCTTTTTGTATTGGTTCATCCTGTGATCTTGTTTCCTTAGGATAAAATTCAAAAACTGTacgagaggaaaataaaagagggCATGGATATGAATTATatcattcaaaggaaaaaggagttCCGCAACCCCAGGTGAGCCATCATCCTGTCCTGTATCACCAAAGTACCACACAGCAAACCACAAGgctttttctctttgctattGGAGTTGTATTAGAACGAGAAGCGCTACTGCTTACAAAATTGGGAAAGGCATAATTCAATTGTAACTGAAACAGCAAAGCTGCTCTTTGGTATTCTATGTGGCAGCATCTAGAGTTAGCACCCCAGTTAGATTTTAAACTTGTTAAACGTACAGATTTTGTATAGATCATTTTAAAAGATGCTTGCTCTGGGAGAGGTGAGATTAACTTGGGAAGTGGTTGGTGGCACACTGCATGCGTCACAGAAAGCAAAGTTGCCTGGGTTTTGATTTTAATGTTACACTGTGAAGAGATGACAGGCTTTTTGCTAATAAAcctgaaacactgaaaatcagAAGAGAGTGACTGAACTAGAGCTAAActctggtctttcctttgcagcataTATGAAAAACTGATCCAATTTTGTTCAATTGATGAACTTGGTACAAATTATCCAAAGGTGAGGTACAATATTTCTGACTGGCAAGGGGGTGGGTGAAAGATGATGCAGGGGTGAGGGGTCTCACCTTGACTTTCTTGAGCCTGCTTGTTTAGAGGTCCGTTAAGGGAATGTTAGCCCGATCCTCTGCACTGAATGACCGTTTTGCATGTGGTACTGAGTCTTAGTGCCTCCAAGTTTGCTGTAAGGACTCTGAATTAACACTGTGCTGAAAAATGTGGATATACCAGAAATTCTGAGAGGGTGATAGAAGCTGAGCAGCAGAGAAGTATACACCTTATCCCAGAGCCCTTTTACTTTCAAAGATGTTTCTCCATTCACAACAGAACATGATCCTTCAAAAGGTCTGATGTGATTTTTGTCACTGGGATGTACGAAGTAACTGGTAATGAATATCATCTGTGAACGGAAATACACAGCACTTTTGTACTGGGGTTGTGTATATGTGAAAATAGCCCTGATGTGACTGACTCTTTCTCCTTTTAGGACATGTTTGATCCTCATGGTTGGTCAGAAGACTCATATTATGAGGCGCTAGGTAATTCCAGGAATTTTTTTGTCATAGcttagctgttttcattttttagttACTGAAATGCTCTGGAATCTTTACTGTCTCTATAAAAGAAAAGTCATCACACGCTGCTTTTGCACTACTTCATTCTAGCTGTATGTGCATGAATTTAATAGATGCTTCGTCAGTTTGGAAAGCCCTTTCATTTAAATTGTTACTTTAATTTCTTCATCTCTTAAATCATTAATGTAGtgctgcaatgctttgcttaaaaagaaggtaatttcttaataatttaattttctatacataatttgaaattatttttgattgtTCATGATGGAAGTAAGGTAGAGTTTTTGCTGATTCTAGCACTACTTATAACTtctgattttgttctttctcagcTAAAGCACAGAAGATTGAAATGGACAAACTGGAGAAGGCCAAGAAGGAGCGCACAAAGGTAGCTGTTCAAAATCAAAAGCTATGGGACTGAGACACATTTCTGGTTTCTCTGATGAATTTCATTtgttgctttgctgttttttttaatgaactctcCTCTGTgctattactttttttccccccctttggtTCTGTCCTTTCTTCCTGCATGTCTTTTCTAAGCTGGACAGATCAAGTTGTTTGCCTTTCCTTATAGATCCACTTATTCCACtggttttcctgctgttttatcaGCCTTTTTAAACCAGAGCTCCCAAAATGGTGCTCAGTAAGCCAGATAAAGACAAGATACTGCATGAGGAACAGCTTTTTTAATCTTTGACGTTTGGTCGGGTTGCATAGCCTAATACAGCTTAAATTCCTTACCGTATCTCATTGAGAGCCAATATCGAATTTCTGTTCTTTAACTTGGGAGTGTCTTAGCTTAAGAAATGCATATGCTCGTGTACCCCCTCCACTAAGAATACAAACGTGCTTTGGAAGATTTTATTCTTCTCCTTTGGTGCCTTTAAGCTAGTGACTGGCATTGGAAAACTGTTGAATATTAGAAATGACTGTCTAACCTAGCAGAGGGCTCCTTCAATAGTTGCATTTGAAGGTACTCTTTACTTCCTGTGCATGTTGCGTCTTGCtacttgttctgtttttttgcacAGTAACCCTGGTATCTGATTACGTTCTCCTTCCTCATATCTGCAATTTTGAGTATATGAGATTGCATGCTGTTGTAATTGTTGTTGCTAGGTTTCCTATTTTGATGCAGTCATGGTAAATCATGCAAGTAGAGACTCGTGCCTTAGAAgtttctattctttttccttgaaGAAACATGCAACCGTAGAGATATGGTTGATACGTAATGACCAGGACCTGTCCTTATTCTCCAAAAACTGCATCAAGTCCTTATgcttatagtttaaaaaaaaaaaaaaaagttaaaaaaaaaaaatgtttctatggTATCTGACTTAGGAACTGGGACACAGGGACCCTTAATGATCATGATTTCAGTACACTTTGGCCTGAGGACATCTTTCTTCCTGAATGACAGTCAGCTCAGAAGCCAGTGTCTCATGACACTAAAGCTCTTCTTTAAGCCCAAAATCATAGGGAAAAAAGATGTGAATTAAAAAAGCCTGTgtatgttaatattttttttcccttctcccctttctctggGGTGCCTCTCCCTTCCCAGATTGAATTTGTGACTGGCACTAAAAAGGGAACAACGACAAGTGCTGCCTCTACGACAACCACAACAGCCAGTACCACTGTGGGAGGTAAAAACCTGTTGTGATTGTACCTGTTAAGCGGTAGTAATGCTGGGATTAGTGCTTCCTGGAAACTCTAAAAGCTCCTTATTGATTGCGCGTATAATACAAGAAAAGTGTTTATTCCCAGAGTTAATAGACTAGCTTTCCTGTAGTCCCTGTATCCCATGGTGGTCCTTCTGGAATGAAGGCCTAGGGACAGCTTGGACAGTGAAAATGTCTGCTAGTGGGTCAAGAGATCTGCAGATGTCTGTGTTGTGGAGTTCTCTTGGGATTAGTACCGCTCTAGACAAGTGGGAAGGCTGTTAAAATCCTTCTCCTGCCTACAGTCTGCCTTTTAAactgggaagagaggagaaaacggAGTGCTCCGTGCACATACCTAAGGAGCTGAGATGCATGTGCTCTATTAAAACTAAACATGCTTTGGGGCAGGGAGTGAACCTGTCTCATTTGGCTGGAGTTCAGGTGTGGAGTTTTACATTGACTCTTGAAGTATAAAGCTCCTCTAGTTGTCTTTCCTCCTCAGCATTTGCTGACAGCATATGCTGAAACGAATGCAAGGAAAGGTTTGTCTAGTCaatcagtaatattttaaaagttgacaAGAAGAAGCGTTATAAAAGGATCAATGTTGTTTAGCACAGTGCTAATCCTTATTTGCTTCATCTAATCAAATGCACAGATGCACAGAAGAGGAAGAGCAAGTGGGACTCTGCCATCCCTGTAACGACGATAGCTCAGCCCACCATCCTTACCACGACTGCGACGCTACCAGGTGTTGTCACAGTGACAACCAGCGCGAGTGGATCCAAAACTACGGTCATCTCTGCTGTTGGCACCATTGTGAAAAAGGCAAAGCAGTGACTAGCGTGCTGGGGCCTGGATTTTAGACTGAATTGTCATTGAAGCCATTGCCCTCAAAAGGGAGGGCTAGCTTTCACCTTTGGTAAAAGATGACAAGACTTTGGAACAGACCACAGTTCCCATCTGAAAGAATGGGGGCAGGAGCAGGCATGCCAGCTGTGTGCCCACGGGAATGGACCTCTGCCGAAAATGCCGCTGTCTTTTCTTGCTGCAGGAAGAACCACAGTCTGCCTGTGTTGTGCTGGAGGAAGGTGGTATGCGAAGTCAGCTTGTAAAAGTTAGCTTATTAAATGGCTGCCTTCTTCAGACTTGAAGGTTCTTACCCTACTTGTAagtctctgtcctttttttttttttttcctcctttttttttttttaaagcaagcagtGAGGGAAGGTCAGTATTATTCTTGCATATTCCAGGTCCTCCTCAAAGGCTGCTGCTTGTCATACGTGCTCCTTCACATGCACTAAGAATGGAGAGCACTAAAGCAGAGACAATTGGTCAGTGTCCGTGTTCAAATGTGCAGCAGAGATTTGAGAAGCGATCTACATCTATGAATGTGCGCTCATTCTTTGTTATAGTACTGACGTCTGTACCTGTGTGCATATCTATGTAAGTCTTAGTGACCCTGTGTTAAATAGCTGAAATAATGAGGAAACTATACTGAAATAGTcctgtcagcatcctgcagggaTGGAGATTTCTATGCAAAGCCAGTAAGCTGT encodes:
- the SAP30BP gene encoding SAP30-binding protein isoform X2, giving the protein MATVLRTSSPRAGSSPGWGKKMAAAKRSVLSSLAVYAEDSDPESDSEAGTAGSDGGAATGEKGGLVSVGYGDDDFTRLDGDEDGYEEEDDENSRQSEFSELEKRDPQELVASFSERVRNMSPDEIKIPPEPPGRCSNHLQDKIQKLYERKIKEGMDMNYIIQRKKEFRNPSIYEKLIQFCSIDELGTNYPKDMFDPHGWSEDSYYEALAKAQKIEMDKLEKAKKERTKIEFVTGTKKGTTTSAASTTTTTASTTVGDAQKRKSKWDSAIPVTTIAQPTILTTTATLPGVVTVTTSASGSKTTVISAVGTIVKKAKQ
- the SAP30BP gene encoding SAP30-binding protein isoform X1, which produces MATVLRTSSPRAGSSPGWGKKMAAAKRSVLSSLAVYAEDSDPESDSEAGTAGSDGGAATGEKGGLVSVGYGDDDFTRLDGDEDGYEEEDDENSRQSEDDDSETEKPEAGDLKEFSELEKRDPQELVASFSERVRNMSPDEIKIPPEPPGRCSNHLQDKIQKLYERKIKEGMDMNYIIQRKKEFRNPSIYEKLIQFCSIDELGTNYPKDMFDPHGWSEDSYYEALAKAQKIEMDKLEKAKKERTKIEFVTGTKKGTTTSAASTTTTTASTTVGDAQKRKSKWDSAIPVTTIAQPTILTTTATLPGVVTVTTSASGSKTTVISAVGTIVKKAKQ